GGCGCTCGCGCTGCTCGTCATGTTCGGGGTGGCAGCCGCGACCGCCACCCGGCGGGTCGGCTGGTCCGTCGACCATGCGGCGATGATGGCTGCCGCCATGGCGACCGGTGTCGTCGTGACGTTCACGATCGTGTTCGCCACCGGGGCGATCGAGTTCAGCGCGCGGTACGCGCTGGCCGTCGGCGGCATCGTCATCGGCAACGCCATGAGCATCGCGACCCTGACGGGCCGCCGGTTCACGGAGGCGGTCGACGATCACTGGGACGAGGTGGAGGGCTGGCTCGCGCTCGGCGCCTCCCCCCGGCAGTCGACGCTCGAGCAGGCGCGGACCGCGGTGTACTCGGCCCTCATCCCGAGCGTCGACCAGACCAGGACCACCGGGCTGGTGACGCTGCCCGGGGCGTTCGTCGGCGCGATCTTCGGCGGAGTGTCGCCGCTGGAGGCCGGCCGCTTCCAGGTGGTGGTGCTCGCGTCGATCATCTGCGCCGGCTCCATCACCGCGGTGATCGTGTCGGCGTGGCTGGCGCCCGTGCGGGTGCGGCCGGGGCGGCTGCGGTAGGAGCGGCCCCGGCCCGCCCCTACCGACCGCGGCCGGCTCAGTGCTCGCCGTGCGGGCGCGCCGGGACCTCCGCCTGCTCGCTCGGCGCAGCCTCCACCTCGCCCTTGCCCTCGCCCTTCCCCTTGGTCTTCCGCTGGCTCGCCACCGCCGCGACCGCGATCGTGGCGCCGATGAAGGCCAGCGAGAACCAGGTCGGGATCTCGGGGATCCAGTCGATGTGCTCGCCGCCGTTGATGAAAGGCAGCTCGTTCACGTGGAGGGCGTGCAGCACCAGCTTGACGCCGATGAACGCCAGGATGACGGCGAGGCCCTGCGCCAGGTAGACGAGGCGCTGGAGCAGCCCGCCGATCAGGAAGAACAGCTGGCGCAGGCCCATCAGCGCGAAGGCGTTCGCGGTGAAGACGAGGTAGGCCTCGCTCGTCAGGCCGTAGATCGCCGGGATGGAGTCGACCGCGAAGACGACGTCGATGAGGCTGATCGCGATGATCGTGAGCAGCATCGGGGTGACGAAGCGGCGGCCGTCGATGCGGACGGTGAGCCGGTCGCGGTGGTACTCCTCCGTGACGGGGAGGTGGCGGCGCACGAATCGCATCACCGTGCCCTGGCTGGGGTCGGAGTCGTGGGAGCCGAACGCCTGGCGCCAGGCGAGGAACAGCAGCAGCGCGCCGAACAGGTAGAAGATCCACGAGTAGTTGTCGATCAGCGTCGCGCCGACCGCGATGAACGCGCCGCGCAGAACGAGCGCGATCAGGATGCCGATCATCAGCACCTTCTGCTGGTACGCCTTCGGCACCGCGAAGGCCGACATCAGCAGCAGGAACACGAACAGGTTGTCGACCGACAGCGCCTTCTCGGTCAGGTAGCCGGCGAAGTACTGACCGCCGAAGTCCCAGCCCGACACCACGCCGACCCCGACGCCGAACAGCAGCGCCAGGCCGACGTAGAAGGCGGACCAGCGGGCGGACTCGCCGATCGTGGGCTCGTGCGGCTTGCGCACATGGGCGAAGAACTCGTAGACGAAGAAGGCGATCGTCACGGCGATCGTGACGATCCAGATGAGCGGGGTGACCTGCACCGGGACTCCAAGGGGTAGGCGGAACGACCTGCCAAGGTCTCCTCCACCCCGCCGGAACAGCTGCGGGACCAGCGGCCCGGGCTGCGATGGCGCAGCCGTATTGACGGGCTCGCTGCGGGCGGGAGTACTCCCCTTGTGGCATCGATCGTACCGGAGGGCCGCTCCGCCCGCCTGGGAATCCGCCCCGCTCAGCGCGGCCCGGCTGCCACCCTCCCGGTCCGCACGAGGACCTCGAACCGGTCGGGCACCCCCCAGTGCTCGACGATGCGGCCCTCCTCGATGCGCGCGACGTCGAAGACGGTGAACTGCACGGGCAGGCCCGTCGGCGCGCCCAGGAAGGGACCGGTGTTGGTCCCGGCGCCCCTGGCGCGCACCCAGATCGTGGGTGCTGCGTCGTCGTGGTCGCCGGTCTGCGTCCAGTCCTCGACGGTGAACCGGAGGTCGGGGAACGCCGCGTGCACGGCCGTCATGCACGCCTTGAGCTTTCCGAGCGCTTCTGCGCCGGTGCCGGCCAGGTCGAACTGGTGCTCCACGATGTCGGGGGAGCACAGCTCGTCGACGACCTCCGTGCGACCGGCGGCGAAGCCCTCGGTCAGCATGCGCTCCATAATGCGGAGGGCGGGCGGATGGATCTGTGTCTGAACCATGATGACTCCTTCGTACTGCATGGTGTCTGCACTCGATGCAGTAACACTGCACTGAGTGCATGACTAGTATCGACCTCGTGGATGCGCAGGTCAAGAAGCCGTCGTCGTACCGGCAGGAGCAGGCCGAGGCGACCAGGCTGCGCATCGCGCTGGCGGCACAGACCCTCTTCGCCCGCGACGGCTACGCGGTCACCAGCATCGACGCCATCGCGCGGGAGGCCGGGGTCGGCACCCGCACGGTGTACGCGGTCTACGGCGCCAAGCGCGAGATCCTCAACGCGATCTGCGAGCGCTGGCTGGAGCGTGCCAGGGCGCGGGAGCTGGCGAAGGAGATCCTGGAGGAGCCGGACGCGACCGCGCGCGTCGCGGGGGCCGCGCGCTGGCTGACGACGCTGTACGCGACGGACTTCGACGTGGTGCGCATCCTCGATGCGGCGATGGACGAGGACGCCGAGACGCAGAGCCTCCTGCGCTCCAAGCTCCGCGGCCGCAACCGCGTCATGGACGGCCTGATCGCCTCGGTCGAGTCGTCGCTGGTGCTGCCGCTGGCCGACGCGCAGGCGATCTACCGCGCCCTCGCGGCGAGTGGCGTCTACAACGAGCTGGTGGTCACCGAGCAGTGGGGGCCGGAGCGGTTCCAGGAGTGGCTGCGACGGACGCTGTCCACCCAACTGCTGGGCGCCGCCGACGGCGACCAGCAGAGAGCACGACCCGAAGCGAGGAAGCGATGACCGAACCCATCATCTCCGACCCCATCATCTCGGTGCAGCTGTGGAGCGTCCGCGAGGAGATCGCCGAGCGCGGCTGGGACGCGGTCGTCGACGCGCTCGCCGCGGCCGGCTTCGAGCACGTCGAGCCGTTCCACGTCTCCCGCACGCTGCCCGAGCTCGCTCCCGCCCTGGCGCGCACGGGCATCACGACGCCGACCGTGCACGGGGAGCTGCTCGGCGACGAGCTGCCGCGCACCATCGACGCGGCGGCGGAGGCCGGGGCGACGCTGGTGATGCACCCCTCCTTCCCGGCCGAGCGCTGGCACGAGCCGGACGGCCGCCTCGCGGTGGGCCGGATCGCCGACGACCTCGAGCGCGCCGCCGAGCTGGCAGCACCGCTCGGGATGCGGGTGGCCTTCCACAACCACGACGACGACCTCCGCGTCGCCGTCGACGGCCGCCCCGCCCTGCTCGCGCTGATGGAGCGGGTGGGCCCGTCGGTCGGCGTCGAGTTCGACCCGTACTGGGCCACGATCGCGGGCGTCGACGTGCCGGCGACGATCCGCGCCCTCGGCGGGCGGATCCTCGCGGTGCACCTCAAGGACGGGCCGCTCGACGGCGTCAACGAGGACCAGGTCGCGGTCGGCGACGGTGAGCTGGACTGGCCGTCATTCGTCGCGCTGGTGCCTCCCGCGGCGCCCCTCGTGATCGGGCTGGACGAGTTCCGGGGGTCGACGCTGGACGCCGTCATCCGCAGCCGCCGGCGCGTGGTGGAGCTGGTCGCGGCGCGCGACGGTCGCCGGTAGCGGGAAGGCGCGGCGTCCCTCGAACGGGTGGGCGCCCAGCCGTACCCGTCGGCGCTCGAAGCCGTCGGCATGGATATTCTCGGCGCGCGTGGGGTCCCTCCCACCTCCCGAACCCCGAACCCCCGCCCGAGGTCGTAGATGACACCCCGCCCCCTGCCCGGATCCGCCCTGCCCGGAACCGGCGCCCCCTCCCACGCCGCCCGCCGCCCCCGACTCGGCCGGCGCCTCCTCGCCGCCGTCGGCGCCGCGGCCCTGCTGACCTCGGCGTGGCCGCTCGCCGCGAGCGCCGCCCCCGTCGTCGGGGGCACCGGCACGCCCGTCCCGTACACCGAGCAGGGCTCCCCGGTGCCCATCGGTCAGAACGTGACCATCACGAGCGACGCCGGCAGCCCCTCCACCTACGGCGGCGGGTACATCGACTTCCAGATCGACGGCGACACCGCCTCCTCGTTGCTCTCGCTGCGCAGTGACGCGGCGCCCAGCACGGCGAGCGGAGTGATCTCGATCGTCGGCGGCGTCGCGTACCGCGGCAACGGCACGACGGCCGACGTCATCGGGTCGGTGGACGAGAACATCGACGGCACGAACGGCCACCTGCGGGTGAACTTCACGAGCCCGTTCTCGAACTCGAGCTTCGAGGACGGGATCACCGGCTGGACGCCGGTGGAGCAGCGGATCGACCTCGGCGTCACCGACCTCGCCGGCTTCCCGTCGCTGGAGACGGGCACCTACCCCTCCGGTGGCGCCGCGCCCTACGGGGCGCCGACGAACCAGGACAACACCGCGCCGCAGCGGCCCGGCACCTTCTCCGTCACGCGCGACAACAGCCAAGCCACCGATGGCGTCTCGAGCCTGTCGCTGTCGTCCTCCGGGATGACCACCACGCAGGGCTGCGACGTCGTGCACGGGCCGGCCGTGTACAGCGACGTGTTCCCGGCCTCGCAGGGCGACCAGATCTACTTCGACTGGCGCGCCTTCTACGGCGACGACGCGTACGACGTGCTCGGCTACGTGCTCAACACCGACGACGGCACCACGACGCCGGTGCTCGACGCCACCGGCACCGAGGCGGGCAACACGGAGTGGGCGACGGTCAACGCGGCCATTCCGAAGAACGGCAACTACCGCTTCGTCTTCGTCTCGGGCACCTTCGACTTCAGCTGCGGCCGGGCCGCCGGCGCCTCCCTGCGCATCGACAACGTGCGCGTCTACGGCACCAAGGCCAACGACGCCGCCGCTCAGGAGATCGCGCGCCGCCTGCTCTTCAGCAGCACGTCGGACAACCCGCCGACCACGCCGCAGACGCTCACCGTGACCGTCAAGGACACCACGGGCAAGACCGGGACGAACATCCAGCCGGGAGTCCAGATCGCCCCCGTCGACGACGCGCCGACGATCGACACCCCGGCCGCCATCGCCTTCACCAACACGGAGGCGGCCCCGGAGACCTTCGCCGCGCAGACCGGCACCCTCTCGGCCGCCGACCCCGACAGCACCGGTTTCACCTACGGCGTGACCGGAGCGTCGGCGAGCTCGGCCGTCGCCGGGTACGACCTCGCGAAGGCCGGCGCCTCCGGCACGCTGTACGTGAACTCGACGACCGGCGCCTACCGCTTCGAGCCCGACGCGGCGGCCATCGACCGCACGCTCGTCAGCGCCACCGACGCGTTCGCGGTGACCGTCACAGCGGACGGCAAGCAGGCTCAGGCCCAGCTCTCCGTCGCGATCACGGTCGCCGTGGCCGGTACGGCGCACGCCCCGACCGGCCTCCAGGCCGCCCCCGGCGACGCCTCCGCCCGTCTCACCTGGACGGCGCCGGACTGGACCGGCGGCGCGGCCGTCACCGGCTACCGGATCGAGACCTCGACGGACGGTGGAACGACCTGGGTGGAGGCCGTGGCCGACACCGGCTCGGCCGACACCTCCGCCACCGTCACAGGCCTGCAGAACGGCACCGACACCCGGTTCCGCGTCAGCGCGATCACCTCGGAGGGCACCGGAGCCGCGAGCGACCCGGCGTCCACCACGCCGCGCACCGCGGCCTCCCCGGTCACCGTCGTCTCGGTGAAGCCCGGCAACCACACCCTCACCGTCGACTTCGCCCCGCCGGCCAGCACGGGCGGCACGCCGGTGACCGGCTACGAGTACTCGCTGGACGGCGGCAAGACCTGGACGGCGTTCGACGCGAGCGTCAGCCCCCTGGTGGTCCGCGGCCTCGACAACGGCACCGACTACGCATTCACCATGCGCGCGGTCACCGCCGCGGGCCCCGGCGCCGCGACCGACGTGCGCACGGTGCAGGCGACCGTCTCGCCCGTGCTGCTGCCCGGCGACGGCGGCCAGGTCCTCCCGGAGTTGGAGCCCGGCCAGACGCGGATGTACATCGACGGCGAGCTGGTGACGGTGAAGACCTCGTACCAGGACGGCGTGCTCACCATCCAGGGCGACGGCTACACCCTCCGCATCAGCGCCGACGACGAGAACGGCGTGCGGACCGACGCGAACGGCCGGATCGTGATCCAGCACGGCGGAGCGGTCCACGTCTCGGGCAGCGGCTTCAAGCCGGGCTCGACGGCCGACCTCTGGCTGTTCAGCGCCCCCGTGCTGCTCGGCGAGCCGACCGTCGACCGCGACGGCGCCTTCGCCGCGACCTACAGCATCCCGGCGAGCACCCCGGCGGGGCCGCACACGCTGCAGATCAACGGTCTGTCGGCCGACGGCGCCCTGCGCACCGCGGTGACGGGTGTGGTGCTGGAGGCTGCGGCCGCGCCGAGCGGCTCCGGTGCCGGCTCCGGTGCCGCGCCGGTCGCGACCGTGGGCTCGGGCCTCGCCTCGACCGGCTCCGACGCGGCCTCGGCCGTGATCGCGGGCGGCGTCGCGGGAGCGCTCGTCCTGCTGGGAGCCGTCGTGCTCCTGGTGACGCGCCTGCGCCGGCGGCACAGCGCCTGACGGATGACGGCGAACGCCCCGGGTCTGTGCGGCCCGGGGCGTTCGTCGTCGGAGGCGGGCGTTCGTCGTCGTGCCCCGGCGCCGTCGTTAGGCTTGAACCCTCCTCCCCCCCCGCTGCCGAAAGGACTGCCGCGCGGTCTTCTCGCGGCCGTCCGGCGCACCCGACCATGCCCGTCGCCCCCTCCGCTCCCGAATCGACCGGCCTCCGTCTCCCGAACGGGCAGGTGCCGGCGCTCGCGGTGCTGCGCAGGCCGCGGCTGCTGACGACGGAGGTGCTCGCCGGGCTGGTGACGACCCTCGCGCTCATCCCCGAGGTCATCTCGTTCTCGCTGATCTCGGGCGTCGGGCCGGATGTGGCGCTGATCTCGTCGGTCGTGCTCGCGGTGGCGATGTCGTTCCTCGGCGGGAGGCCCGCGATGGTCTCCGCGGCGGCGGGGTCGGTCGCGCTCGTCCTCGCGCCCATGGTGCAGGCGCATGGCGTCGGCTACATGCTGCCGACGGTGCTGCTGACCGGGCTGATCCAGGTCGCGTTCGGCGCAGCCGGGCTCGCGCGGCTGGTGCGGTACATCCCGCGCTCGGTGATGGTCGGCTTCGTGAACGCGCTCGGGGTGCTG
The sequence above is a segment of the Leifsonia williamsii genome. Coding sequences within it:
- a CDS encoding ABC transporter permease, coding for MPIVRELAPTLLGVALLALLATAVLSAYRVPHRWAPLLAVLQGAAQLAVISVILAGVITSPVWVALALLVMFGVAAATATRRVGWSVDHAAMMAAAMATGVVVTFTIVFATGAIEFSARYALAVGGIVIGNAMSIATLTGRRFTEAVDDHWDEVEGWLALGASPRQSTLEQARTAVYSALIPSVDQTRTTGLVTLPGAFVGAIFGGVSPLEAGRFQVVVLASIICAGSITAVIVSAWLAPVRVRPGRLR
- a CDS encoding ester cyclase yields the protein MVQTQIHPPALRIMERMLTEGFAAGRTEVVDELCSPDIVEHQFDLAGTGAEALGKLKACMTAVHAAFPDLRFTVEDWTQTGDHDDAAPTIWVRARGAGTNTGPFLGAPTGLPVQFTVFDVARIEEGRIVEHWGVPDRFEVLVRTGRVAAGPR
- a CDS encoding TetR/AcrR family transcriptional regulator, whose protein sequence is MTSIDLVDAQVKKPSSYRQEQAEATRLRIALAAQTLFARDGYAVTSIDAIAREAGVGTRTVYAVYGAKREILNAICERWLERARARELAKEILEEPDATARVAGAARWLTTLYATDFDVVRILDAAMDEDAETQSLLRSKLRGRNRVMDGLIASVESSLVLPLADAQAIYRALAASGVYNELVVTEQWGPERFQEWLRRTLSTQLLGAADGDQQRARPEARKR
- a CDS encoding sugar phosphate isomerase/epimerase family protein; this encodes MTEPIISDPIISVQLWSVREEIAERGWDAVVDALAAAGFEHVEPFHVSRTLPELAPALARTGITTPTVHGELLGDELPRTIDAAAEAGATLVMHPSFPAERWHEPDGRLAVGRIADDLERAAELAAPLGMRVAFHNHDDDLRVAVDGRPALLALMERVGPSVGVEFDPYWATIAGVDVPATIRALGGRILAVHLKDGPLDGVNEDQVAVGDGELDWPSFVALVPPAAPLVIGLDEFRGSTLDAVIRSRRRVVELVAARDGRR
- a CDS encoding TerC/Alx family metal homeostasis membrane protein, coding for MQVTPLIWIVTIAVTIAFFVYEFFAHVRKPHEPTIGESARWSAFYVGLALLFGVGVGVVSGWDFGGQYFAGYLTEKALSVDNLFVFLLLMSAFAVPKAYQQKVLMIGILIALVLRGAFIAVGATLIDNYSWIFYLFGALLLFLAWRQAFGSHDSDPSQGTVMRFVRRHLPVTEEYHRDRLTVRIDGRRFVTPMLLTIIAISLIDVVFAVDSIPAIYGLTSEAYLVFTANAFALMGLRQLFFLIGGLLQRLVYLAQGLAVILAFIGVKLVLHALHVNELPFINGGEHIDWIPEIPTWFSLAFIGATIAVAAVASQRKTKGKGEGKGEVEAAPSEQAEVPARPHGEH
- a CDS encoding fibronectin type III domain-containing protein; this translates as MTPRPLPGSALPGTGAPSHAARRPRLGRRLLAAVGAAALLTSAWPLAASAAPVVGGTGTPVPYTEQGSPVPIGQNVTITSDAGSPSTYGGGYIDFQIDGDTASSLLSLRSDAAPSTASGVISIVGGVAYRGNGTTADVIGSVDENIDGTNGHLRVNFTSPFSNSSFEDGITGWTPVEQRIDLGVTDLAGFPSLETGTYPSGGAAPYGAPTNQDNTAPQRPGTFSVTRDNSQATDGVSSLSLSSSGMTTTQGCDVVHGPAVYSDVFPASQGDQIYFDWRAFYGDDAYDVLGYVLNTDDGTTTPVLDATGTEAGNTEWATVNAAIPKNGNYRFVFVSGTFDFSCGRAAGASLRIDNVRVYGTKANDAAAQEIARRLLFSSTSDNPPTTPQTLTVTVKDTTGKTGTNIQPGVQIAPVDDAPTIDTPAAIAFTNTEAAPETFAAQTGTLSAADPDSTGFTYGVTGASASSAVAGYDLAKAGASGTLYVNSTTGAYRFEPDAAAIDRTLVSATDAFAVTVTADGKQAQAQLSVAITVAVAGTAHAPTGLQAAPGDASARLTWTAPDWTGGAAVTGYRIETSTDGGTTWVEAVADTGSADTSATVTGLQNGTDTRFRVSAITSEGTGAASDPASTTPRTAASPVTVVSVKPGNHTLTVDFAPPASTGGTPVTGYEYSLDGGKTWTAFDASVSPLVVRGLDNGTDYAFTMRAVTAAGPGAATDVRTVQATVSPVLLPGDGGQVLPELEPGQTRMYIDGELVTVKTSYQDGVLTIQGDGYTLRISADDENGVRTDANGRIVIQHGGAVHVSGSGFKPGSTADLWLFSAPVLLGEPTVDRDGAFAATYSIPASTPAGPHTLQINGLSADGALRTAVTGVVLEAAAAPSGSGAGSGAAPVATVGSGLASTGSDAASAVIAGGVAGALVLLGAVVLLVTRLRRRHSA